The following proteins are encoded in a genomic region of Zea mays cultivar B73 chromosome 9, Zm-B73-REFERENCE-NAM-5.0, whole genome shotgun sequence:
- the LOC100283924 gene encoding uncharacterized protein LOC100283924 yields MVLMAGMLPGVECARRRRVRQGGAGMGAEAAGGGTGRRSSFCLYAAGHGGAGNSGKRSGGVVHGHGWTLDSNAREAKERLDQKLRTKREAAIKRHHSTGSIKLGVPHRSAGADERGESSAPAMAGVQREVYSKKGVMRRLMRWSRPRWAAAEQAECAVCLDEFRAGDVLAHLRCGHRFHWACALPWLEGTSRCPFCRAAVDAGAAAAADGA; encoded by the exons ATGGTCCTCATGGCCGGGATGCTCCCCGGCGTGGagtgcgcgcggcggcggcgggtccGGCAGGGCGGGGCGGGGATGGGAGCGGAGGCGGCCGGAGGAGGCACGGGGCGGCGGTCCTCCTTCTGCCTGTACGCGGCCGGCCACGGCGGCGCCGGCAATTCTGGCAAG CGGAGCGGCGGCGTGGTGCACGGGCACGGGTGGACGCTGGACAGCAATGCCCGGGAGGCCAAGGAGCGGCTGGACCAGAAGCTCAGGACCAAGAGGGAGGCCGCCATCAAGAG GCACCACAGCACGGGGAGCATAAAGCTGGGCGTGCCGCACCGGAGCGCCGGCGCGGACGAGCGCGGCGAGAGCTCCGCGCCGGCGATGGCCGGCGTGCAGCGCGAGGTGTACTCGAAGAAGGGCGTGATGCGGCGGCTGATGCGGTGGAGCCGGCCGCGGTGGGCCGCGGCGGAGCAGGCGGAGTGCGCGGTGTGCCTGGACGAGTTCCGCGCGGGCGACGTGCTGGCGCACCTGCGCTGCGGCCACCGCTTCCACTGGGCCTGCGCGCTGCCCTGGCTCGAGGGCACCTCACGGTGCCCCTTCTGCCGCGCCGCCGTGGacgccggcgccgccgccgccgccgacggcgcCTAG
- the LOC103639742 gene encoding uncharacterized protein: protein MAEELEHVVLAAGEGGAVAVQGGDAVAQGGDVVAQGGTAATGQQQRGAMRWTSVTSSFVLRRMCQLISTGVRTDKGFKEVHLNQVAKALQEFSGNEVTGTQVYNHLRKWRQRWVRVIKLRELSGALFDEENFMITLEDDHYAGHIKAHPKDAELLNKPIENYQQMEVIFGNGLATGKYAMGSNEALGSRSDCAESSMKTDLLDDINGGKHEKDVAHGAGSKRKRSFLSDEDVIVLSGMTSAVNNVADAIRDTRVVEVHPELYGAVMCMGGFNEEALIVAFSHLVDNRAQGHAFVSMNEAHRILWLRTFLAKHYYTI from the exons ATGGCTGAGGAGCTTGAGCATGTTGTCTTGGCTGCTGGTGAGGGTGGGGCTGTTGCTGTTCAGGGTGGGGATGCTGTTGCTCAGGGTGGGGATGTTGTTGCTCAGGGTGGGACTGCTGCTACTGGGCAGCAGCAAAGGGGGGCTATGAGGTGGACCTCTGTGACATCTTCCTTTGTCCTACGCCGCATGTGTCAGCTCATTTCGACTGGGGTTAGGACTGATAAGGGGTTCAAAGAGGTGCATTTGAACCAAGTTGCCAAGGCACTTCAAGAGTTTAGTGGGAACGAGGTGACAGGGACCCAGGTTTACAACCACCTGCGCAAGTGGAGGCAGAGGTGGGTTAGAGTTATCAAGCTAAGGGAGTTGAGTGGAGCTTTATTTGACGAAGAGAACTTCATGATTACCCTAGAGGATGACCATTATGCTGGCCACATCAAG GCACACCCTAAAGATGCTGAGTTGCTAAATAAGCCAATTGAAAACTACCAACAAATGGAGGTGATTTTTGGCAACGGTCTAGCAACAGGCAAATACGCAATGGGGTCCAATGAGGCATTAGGTAGCCGCTCTGACTGTGCTGAGAGCTCCATGAAGACTGACCTACTGGATGATATTAATGGTGGGAAACATGAGAAGGATGTGGCCCATGGTGCAGGGAGCAAGAGGAAGAGGTCTTTCCTATCAGATGAAGATGTTATTGTGTTGTCAGGGATGACTAGTGCCGTCAACAACGTGGCTGATGCTATTAGGGACACAAGAGTGGTGGAGGTCCATCCAGAGCTCTATGGGGCAGTGATGTGCATGGGGGGTTTCAATGAGGAGGCATTAATTGTGGCTTTCTCTCATTTGGTTGACAATAGAGCTCAGGGGCATGCCTTTGTGTCCATGAATGAGGCTCATCGTATCCTCTGGCTGAGGACTTTCTTGGCTAAGCACTACTACACCATATGA
- the LOC100283924 gene encoding uncharacterized protein isoform X1 produces the protein MVLMAGMLPGVECARRRRVRQGGAGMGAEAAGGGTGRRSSFCLYAAGHGGAGNSGKRSGGVVHGHGWTLDSNAREAKERLDQKLRTKREAAIKSRHHSTGSIKLGVPHRSAGADERGESSAPAMAGVQREVYSKKGVMRRLMRWSRPRWAAAEQAECAVCLDEFRAGDVLAHLRCGHRFHWACALPWLEGTSRCPFCRAAVDAGAAAAADGA, from the exons ATGGTCCTCATGGCCGGGATGCTCCCCGGCGTGGagtgcgcgcggcggcggcgggtccGGCAGGGCGGGGCGGGGATGGGAGCGGAGGCGGCCGGAGGAGGCACGGGGCGGCGGTCCTCCTTCTGCCTGTACGCGGCCGGCCACGGCGGCGCCGGCAATTCTGGCAAG CGGAGCGGCGGCGTGGTGCACGGGCACGGGTGGACGCTGGACAGCAATGCCCGGGAGGCCAAGGAGCGGCTGGACCAGAAGCTCAGGACCAAGAGGGAGGCCGCCATCAAGAG CAGGCACCACAGCACGGGGAGCATAAAGCTGGGCGTGCCGCACCGGAGCGCCGGCGCGGACGAGCGCGGCGAGAGCTCCGCGCCGGCGATGGCCGGCGTGCAGCGCGAGGTGTACTCGAAGAAGGGCGTGATGCGGCGGCTGATGCGGTGGAGCCGGCCGCGGTGGGCCGCGGCGGAGCAGGCGGAGTGCGCGGTGTGCCTGGACGAGTTCCGCGCGGGCGACGTGCTGGCGCACCTGCGCTGCGGCCACCGCTTCCACTGGGCCTGCGCGCTGCCCTGGCTCGAGGGCACCTCACGGTGCCCCTTCTGCCGCGCCGCCGTGGacgccggcgccgccgccgccgccgacggcgcCTAG